Below is a genomic region from Deltaproteobacteria bacterium.
TCTGCGCGATCACCTTGTAGCAGGCGTCAACCACCCCATCGCCATCGCCCTCGCCTTCGCGCTGCTCGCCATCGACGCGCAGCCGCAACTTCGCGTGCGGCAGCGTGCCGCTCAGAGCCGTGACGTTGAGCTCGATCAATTCGAAGCGATCCGGCACGCGCACGGTCTCTTCGGTCACGATCGCGACGAGGTCGTCGTCGTAAACGTTCTTCTTCAGGTCGGCGAGCACCTTGAAACGTTCGAACGCCTTGTTCATGTCGACTTCGTACAACTCGACGCCGAGTTGCTTGAGCCGCTCGGCGAACGCGTGGCGGCCGGAGTGTTTACCCAGCACCAACTTATTGCTGGAGATGCCGACGTCCTCAGGACGCATGATTTCGTACGTCTGCTTGTCCTTGAGAACGCCGTCCTGGTGAATACCGGCCTCGTGCGCGAAGGCGTTGTCGCCGACGATCGGTTTATTCGCCGGCACCGTCAGGCCGGTGACCTGGGCGAGCAAGCGGCTGGCCGGATAGATCTGTTCGGTGACGATGTTGGTGCGCACGGTATGGAAGAAGTCCTTGCGCGTGGCCAGAGCCATCACCACTTCTTCGAGCGAGGTATTGCCGGCGCGCTCGCCAATGCCGTTGATCGTACACTCGATCTGCCGCGCGCCGTTGCGGACTGCGGCGAGCGAGTTGGCCACCGCCATGCCGAGGTCGTTGTGGCAGTGCGCGCTCCAGCACACCGTGTCGCCACCCGGCGTGTTGGCGATGAGGTACTTGAACAGTCCGCCAAATTCTTCGGGCACCGCGTAACCGGTGGTGTCGGGCACGTTGAGCGTCACCGCGCCGCAACGAATCACTTCGCCGAAGACCTTGACCAAGTAGTCGCGATCCGTGCGTGAGGCGTCTTCAGCCGAGAACTCGACGTAGTCGAGGTGTTTCTTCGCCATTTCGACGGCCCAACACGCCGCGTCGAGCACCTCTTGCTGGCTCATCATGAGTTTTCGCTTGAGATGCAGATCGGAGGTGGCGATGAAGATGTGTATGCCGGGCCGCTTCGCCTTCTCGACGCTCTTGATCGCTTGCCGGATGTCGGCTTCCTTCGGGCGCGCCAAGCTCAGCACGATCGGCCGCGCCACAGTCTCGGCGACGCGGGCGACCGAATCGAAATCTCCCGGCGATGAAACGGCGAAGCCCGCCTCGATCACATCGACGCCGAGCTTTTCGAGCTGCCGTGCGATGACCACCTTCTCTTCGACGTTCATCGTCGCCCCGGGCGACTGCTCGCCGTCGCGGAGCGTGGTGTCGAATATCTGCACTACTGCTGGTTCCATGGCGCACCCCCTATAGCATCGACTCCGGTGGGCGGCGACACCCACATCGGGTCGGTCTGAATTGCGTGAGTCATGCGGCCGACCATGCGGCTGGTCGGTGCGACTTCGCCGGCGACGATGCGGGTCGGCAGAGCCTGGAAGGACTCTGCGCGCACCGTCATCGCCTTGAACACGGCCTCGAACGCGGTGTTACCGCCGCGCGGGCCGAGTCCGTTGATCGTACACTCGATCTGGCGCGCTCCGTTGCGCACCGCGGCGAGTGAGTTGGCAACCGCCAGTGACAGATCGTCGTGACAGTGCACGCTCCAGCACACCGTACCGCCGCCCGGCGTGTGGCCGATGAGGTACTGGATCAGCGCGCCGAATTCATCGGGCAGCGCGATGCCGGCGGTATCGGGGACGTTGACTGTGGTGGCTCCGCAGCGGATCGCCTCGCCGTAAATTCGTACCAACGCGTCGCGATCCAGTCGCGAGGCGTTGGCCATCGTGAACTCGACCTCGTCGAGTTGCTGCTTGGCATACTCAACCGTGCGGCAGGCGGTGTCGACGACCTCCTGCCGCGTGCGCACGAGCTGAGCGCTGGAGGCAGCCACGAAGACGTGAACGCCGGGATGCTTTGCCTTGGCGACGCTGCGCACTGCGTGGTCGATGTCGGACTCAATGGCGCGCGCCAGGCTGAGCACAACCGATTCGCTCACCGCCGCGGCGATCGCCGCGACCGCTTCACCGTCGCCATCGAACGCTCCCGGAAATCCCACCTCGATGACATCGACGCCCAGTTTCTCAAGCTGACGCGCGACGGCGACCATCTCGGAGACGGACAGAAGAGCCGACGACGATTGGCCGTCGCGCAAGGTGGTGTCGAGAATCCGAACTCGGTCTGCTTCCATGGCGCACTCTCCTTCGCCGCGGTGCCGTTGCCGACCCGCTGCGGGCTATGCGACCAAAAGAAAGGGCCACGGGGTGCGCCACCCGTGGCCCTCTAGAAGCAGAAACGCCACGGAGCGGTCATCCCACCCGTGGCGTCTTTCGGTCGCGTATTGGTAGTCTACGCTCCCCCGGACGCAGCGGGTGGGCACGGCAGCAGCAGCCCGAGGAGCAGAAGACCCAATGCGTTGTGCGAGCGAGCGTTCATTGCGCACCCTTCGTAGGCGACTCGCTCGATGTTGTCAAGGTGGGATTTTCGACGACCTTGAGCGGATGCCGTCGCCCGCGCGCATGCAACAGCCAGCGGCCGCGCACAAACAGCGAGCGCGCCGGTCCTGAGAGCGCGAACAGCGTCGAGCCCGCGAATGCCATCCATTGCGGCTCGGCGATGAGCAGGTTGAGCACGAGGATCACGAGCACCAGCATCGAGAACGGATGGCGACGGTGCAATTGCAACTCTTTGAAGCTGAAGTATTTCACGTTGCTCACCATCAACGCGGCTAAGCCGTAGATGACGAGTAACACCAACAGATGCTTGTGGGTGGCGCCGGCGCCGCCGTACTTGTAGTAGAGCAACACAGTCGCCGCGATCACGTCGGCGGCGGCTGGAATTGGGAGGCCGATGAAGTGGCGCTTCTCGACATTGTCGTACTGCACGTTGAAGCGCGCCAAGCGCAACGCGCCGCAGGTGACGTAGAGCGATGCGGCCAGCCAGCCCCAGTTTTGCCACGGCTCGAGTGCCCAGCGGTAGGCGAGAATGCCGGGCGCCACGCCGAAGGCGACGAGATCCGCCAACGAATCGTACTCGATGCCGAAGCGGCTGGTGGTGCGCGTCAGGCGCGCGACCCTTCCGTCGAGGATGTCGAAAATCTGCGCCAGCAAAATCGCCAGTGCGGCGAGTTGGAAATCGCCGTGCAGGCTGGCGATGACCGAGTAGAAACCGGAGAACAATCCGCCGGTGGTGAAGAGATTGGGCAGGATGTAAACACCCTTGCGTAGCGGCGCGGGCATGCCCCGACCGCCGCGAATGACGCGCACGCGTTCTTTTACTGCCATGAGCCGATCACCGTTTCGCCCGCGGTGGTGTGGTCGCCGACACGTACCTGCACCGCGACCTCGGGTGGCAGATAGATATCCACCCGCGATCCGAACTTGATGATGCCACAGCGCCGTCCACGCTCGACGTTCATACCGGGACGAAGATAGCAGACAATCCGGCGCGCCAGAAAGCCCGCGATCTGCACGAAGCACACGCGCCGCCCATGCTTGTCTTCGACGACGATGGCGTTCTGTTCGTTGTCGAGCGAGGCTTTCTCAGCGAAGGCGCGGAAGTACTTGCCGTGATTGTAGTGCGTGCTCACCACCGCACCGCTCACCGGATTGCGGTTCACGTGGACGTTCAGCGGCGACATGAAGATGCTGACCTTGATCGTATCGGCGTGGAGAAAGCGATCCTCGCGTACCGGTGCGACGGTGATCACACGGCCGTCGGCTGGAGCGACGATCAGCCGTTCATCTGCTGGGGAGATCCGTTCCGGATCGCGAAAGAAGTTGAGCACGATTCCAAACAGCCCGGCACCAACGATCGCGCCGATCGCGCCGCCGAGCAGCCACAGCAACAGCGCAATGCCCGCGGCGCCAGCGATCAGCGGATAGCCCTCGCGCGCAATGGGAAGCCCCGCCCAGTGGGCGGGCATCTCTCGGGTCGCCTCAGTATTCACGGTGCGCGGACTATAGCGGAAGGACGGCGGAGACCCAACTCTTTGGTGTGACGAGCGCTGCTGGCCCTCGGCGGCACCGGGTCGAGTCCTCGGTTGGACAGCGATGGGCTTCGCGCGCAGGCGCGGAAGCCTGCCGCTACCTAGATTGTCAGTTCTTGCTCTTATCTACCAAGCGCTCCGAGGCGAGCCATGGCATCAGTGACCGCAGCTTGGCGCCGACTTTTTCGATCGGATGGTTCGCGCCTTCTTTGCGTAGCTCCTTGAAGTGCGGGCTGCCGCAGCGGTACTCGGTGATCCACTCGTTGGCGAACTTGCCGCTCTGGATGTCGGCGAGCACTTGCTTCATCGCCGCCTTTACCTCGGGACCGATGATCTTCTTGCCGCGCGTCATGTCACCATACTCGGCCGTGTTGCTGATCGAGTAGCGCATGTTGGCGATGCCGCCTTCGTAGATCAGGTCGACGATCAGCTTCACTTCGTGCAGGCACTCGAAGTACGCCATCTCCGGCGAATACCCCGCTTCGACGAGGGTCTCGTAGCCAGCGCGAATCAACTCGGTGAGACCGCCGCAGAGCACCGACTGTTCGCCGAACAGATCGGTCTCGGTCTCCTCCTTGAAGTCGGTCTCGATCACCGCAGCCCGCGTGCCACCGATGCCCTTCGCGTACGCAAGGCCGACGTCTTTGGTATTCTTCGACGGGTCTTGATGGATCGCGAGCAGACACGGCACACCGCGACCCTTTTGGAACTCGCTGCGCACGAGATGGCCGGGGCCCTTCGGCGCTACCATGAACACGTTAACGCCGGCCGGCGGAACGATTTGTTTGAAGTGGATGTTGAAACCATGTCCGAAGGCGAGGTACTTCCCGTCGCGCATCCCGGGGGCGATTTCGTTCTCGTAGATCTCCCCGCCTTGTTCGTCCGGCACCAGGATCATCACGATGTCGGCCGCCTTCGCGGCGGCGGCGGTCTCCATCACCGTGAGGCCGGCGGCTTCCGCCTTCTTCCAGGAGCTGCTGTCGCGACGCAAACCAACGACCACGTCGAGCCCGCTGTCGCGCAGATTGTTGGCGTGTGCGTGGCCTTGGCTGCCGTAGCCGATCACTGCGATCTTCTTGCCTTGGATGTGCCGTAGATCGGCGTCTGGGTCGGTGTAGATCTTCACGCTGCTTGCTCCTTCCCGTTGCGCGCGGCGAGCATTTGCATGCCGCGGTGCATCGCCACCTTGCCGGTGCGTGCGATTTCGACGATGCCGAGCGGGCGTAGGAGATCGACAATCGCGCGGATTTTGTCCTCGTCGCCGGTCAGCTCGATGATGTAGCTCTGCGCGCTCACGTCGATCACTTTGGCGCGGAAGATGTCGACGATGTTCATGACTTCCGCGCGCGTGGTCTCGGTTGCGGTGATTTTGATGAGCGCCAGCTCGCGCTCGACGTGCCTGGTGTCGAGGAAGTCGATCACCTTGATCACGCTGATCAGCTTGTTGAGCTGTTTGGTGATTTGCTCCAACACCTGATCATCGCCGTGAGTGACCAACGTAATGCGCGAGACCGTCGGATCGAGGGTTTCGGCGACCGTGAGACTCTCGATGTTGAAACCGCGTCCGCTGAAGAGGCCGGCGACGCGAGCCAGGACGCCGAATTCGTTCTCGACCAGGACAGAAATCGTGTGGCGCATGAGGTCAGTGCGATCGATACTTGCCGAGAATCTCCATGATGTGATCCTTGCCGGCGAGCTTGAGCTTCTGGAGGCGTTTCTTTTCGACTTCTTCTTCTGGCGTGAGGAAGTGTTTGTGCTGGAACGTGGCGAGCTGCTTTTCGAGTACGAGGTGCTCCTCGTAATAGCGGCGCAGCTCAACGTCCTTGTCCAACAGAGTACGGATCAACTCTTCTTCATGCTTCTCCATAGTGATCTCCATCAGGCAGGTGGCCGGAAGCTACCGCAGGGCTCGGTCACTGTCAAATTACCCCGATGCGATGAAAGTGTCACGATTCTAGTGCGTTAACAAAATTTTCGCTCGGCCTCAGAGGCCCGAACGTAGAACGGCTCCACGCTCGCCAACTCGGCCGCAACACCTGCCGCGAGGCGTTCACGCCCGATGGCCGCAACGGCCGCGCCAGACGGTGGCGCCGCAGCGAGCGGTAGTCGTTTGACCACGGCGCCGAAGAGCTCGATCAACACGTCTTGGTATTCGTCGACGCCATCACCGATGAAGACCACATCCTCTGGGCCGCTCACAAAACGAGCCAGTTCGCGCGGAGCGATGGCCATCTCGGCGACCACACGATCGAGCTGGTCGCCGCGCCAGCGAAAGCTGGCGGCGTAGATCTCGCTGCGGCGCGCATCGAGGATCGTCCACACCGTTTCGGTACGAGGGCCGAGTGCGCGTGCGAGCGCTTCCAGCGTCGGCACCGCCACCAGATGAGCGTTGGCAGCGTACGCCAACCCCTTCGCCGTGCTGAGCCCAACACGCAGCCCGGTAAACGACCCAGGGCCGGCTGACACCGCGATCGCGTCGAGATCACTGATCGCGATGCGCGCTTGAGTGAGAACGCCGTCAATCAGGGGAATGATGGCGGCAGCGAGCGTGTTCTCGACGCGTTCGGTCCGCTGCGCGACGGCCACGCCGTCGCGATCAATCCCGACACTCGCGGTCCACGTCGCGGTGTCGAGTCCGAGGGTCCACACGGTGTGCTAGCCCTGTAGGACGCGGGCGATGTCGTTGTAGAAGGCGAACAGCATCAACGCGATCAGCACAAACAAGCCGACCTGCTGCGCCAGTTCGCGGTAGCGCAGCTCAATCGGGCGGCCGAGCAGTCCTTCGATGGCAAAGAAAAACAGGTGCCCACCATCGAGCACCGGGATCGGCAGCAGGTTGAGGATGCCGAGATTGATGCTGATCACCGCGGTGAACATGAGGAGAAACTCGATGCCCAGCGCCGCCTGCTTGCCGGCTTGGCGGACGATCTCGATTGGCCCGCCGATTTCGCTCGATGGGATCTTGCCCGAGACCATCTTCACCAATCCCACCAGAATCGTCTCACCCCAGATGAACGTTTGCTGACCAGCCATCCAGACAGCTTCGAGCGGGCCAACGTTCTTCACGTCGAGCCCGGGCTCGATGCCGATGAGATAGAGTTTGGTTTCGAGTTCTTCGCCGAAGATCGTCTTGTTGGGGCGCTCCTTCGGCGTGACGTTGATCTTGCGTTCGCCGCCGTTGCGATCGATCGTCAGCGTCAGCGTGCGACCGCCACTCTGACGGATCGCCTGCGACATTTCGTCCCAGGTGCTGACCGGCTTGTCATCAACAAAGCGAACGACATCGCCGGCTTCGACGCCGGCCTCGATCGCCGGCATGCCGGCCGACAGCCCGCCGACCTTCGCCTGTTCGCTCGGTGTGCGTACGCCGAACGCGATGTACGTCACGCAAAAGATCAGGAAGGCAAATAGCAGATTCGTGCCCGGTCCGGCGAAGACGATGGCAAAGCGCCGGCTGACAGGTTGGTGCGCAAACGACACCTTCTTCGCCGCCTCGTCCAGTTCGGCGTCGGAATCCTCGCCCTCCATTTTGACGTAGCCGCCCAGCGGGACGACACTGAGTTGATACTCCGTATCGCCGGAGCGCCAACCGAATAGTTTTGGACCGAAGCCGATGGAAAAGCGGAGCACCTTGACGCCAACGCGCTTGGCTACCAAAAAGTGACCCAGCTCGTGCACCAAGATCAGAAATCCCAGGACGATGATGGCCGCGAGAATACTGGTGGGCATTGAATCTCCTCACTCCACCTCAACGGCAGAGATCGACGTAATAGTATAGGAGGGCTACCGGGAACACCAGACTGTCGATGCGATCCAGCACGCCGCCATGGCCGGGGAAAATCCATCCCGACTCCTTGGCGGCGAACGTGCGCTTCATCATGGATTCGCACAGATCGCCTACCTGCCCCACCACGCCAATCACTACCGCAACCACCGTCGCTTCAGTCCATCCCAGGTCGGGGACATCGAGTCCCATCAGCGGTAGCAGCACCAGCTCTACGATACCGACCCCCGCCACGCTTCCGGCGAGAATGCCGAGTGCGCCTTCGACGGTCTTGCCGGGGCTGACGCGCGGCATGAGCTTGTGCTTGCCGAACGCGTGGCCGGCGAAGTAGCCGCTGCTGTCACCCCCCATCCCCGCACCAAGGAGAAGAATGACCCAGCCGGCGCCGTGCGGCGTCTGCCACAGCCACACGAAGTACGGCAGCAACACGCTGACGTACAAAATCCCCAACAACGTCAGGCCGAGATCGCCGATGCCCTTCTCGAAATCGACACGCGCCAGCAACGTCCAGCTCAACCCGATCACTAAAGCGGCCACCATCGCGAAGGCGAGCCAGTCGGCGCGGGTCGACGCGCTCGCGATCGCCAGCATCCAACCGAGCGCCACACCCAACGCGCGCGAGCCCGGTTGGCTCGGAAACGCCATCACGAAATATTCGAGGACACCAACCGCCGCGATCAGCGCCAACACCGCGGCGAAGAGCCAGAATGGTGCGTACTTGATCAGTAGCAGCAGCAGAGGGATGGCGACCGCGGCAGTCGCGAGCCTAGCGCGCAACACGGAGCGGTTCCCCTTGCGGCGATTCGAGCACGCGGCCGAAGCGCCGTTCGCGTTGCTGAAACACCGCGAGTGCTTCACAAAACTGGCGCTCGCGGAAGTCCGGCCACAGAGTCTCAGTGACGAAAATTTCGCTGTACGCCAGCTGCCAGAGGTAGAAGTTCGACAGCCGCATCTCGCCACTGGTGCGAATGAGCAGATCGGGATCAGGAATGCCGTGCGTGCTGAGGTAACGGTCGACGACAGCTTCGTCGATGCGGTCGGGGTCGAGTCGCCCCGCTTCACACTCACGGGCGATCACCCGCGCGGCGCGGACAATGTCCGAGCGGGCGCCGTAACTCACCGCTAGCACGACCGTCATCCCGGTGTTGTGTTTGGTGGCTTCGATGTCCGCCGCCAAGTAGCGCTGCACCGCGAGCGGCAGGCGAGTCGTGTCGCCAACGGCGACCAACCGGATGTCGCGCTCCATCATTTTCTTGAGTTCGGTGCGCAGGTAGCGGCGCAGCAAGCCCATCAACGCGCTCACTTCGGTGCGCGGACGTTGCCAATTTTCCGTCGAGAAGGCGTACAGGCTGAGATACTCGATGCCCAGGTCGCGCGCTTGTTCGACGATTGCCCGCACGGAGTCCTTGCCGTGTTTGTGCCCTTCGATGCGGCTGAGGCCGCGCTGCTGCGCCCACCGGCCGTTGCCGTCCATGATGATGGCGACGTGACGGGGCAGACGCGTCAGGTCCAGAGAAGGCAGCGCCGGCACCGGATCAAACCTCGAGAATTTCTTCTTCCTTGGTCTTCAGCGCTTTGTCGATGCGTTCAATGTAGCCGTTGGTGATCTCCTGCACCTTCTCCTGGCCGCGACGCAGATCGTCTTCGGTAATTTCCTTGTCCTTCTCCAGCGTCTTGAGCATGTCGATGGCCTCATGGCGATGATTGCGCATCGAGACGCGATGGCCCTCCGCTTCCTTGCGAACATGCTTGACCAAATCGCGCCGCCGCTCGGCGGTCAGTTCAGGGATGGGGATGCGAATGATCTTGCCGTCGTTCATCGGCGTCAGGCCGAGGTCCGACTGCTGAATGGCGCGTTCGATTTCCTGCATCGCGCCCTTGTCGTACGGCTGCAACACGAGCATCCGCGGCTCCGGCGCCGAGATCCCCGCCAGTTGGTTGAGCGGCGTCTTGGTGCCGTAGTAGTCGACCATAATGCCGTCGAGCAGCGCCGTGGAGGCGCGGCCGGTGCGCGTGCGCCCGAAGTCACGCCGGCAACTGACCAGCGTCCGCTCCATGTCCTTACGCAGTCCTTCAATGACCTCGTCTATCATGGTCGTTGCCTTACTATGGTGCCGACTGCCTCGCCGGTAACTGCACGCTTGATGTTGCCGCGCGCGGAGAGATCGAACACGATGATCGGCAGCGAGCTCTCTTTACAGAGCGATATGGCGGTCGCGTCCATGACCTTGAGTTCCTTGCTCAGACACTCCAGATAGGTCAACTCCGTGAACTTCTTCGCGTTGGGTTTCTTGCGCGGGTCGGCGTCGTAGATGCCATCGACGTTGGTGGCTTTGAGCATCACTTCGGCCCCGATCTCCGCCGCGCGCAAGCTCGCCGCCGTGTCAGTAGTGAAGAACGGATTGCCGGTGCCGCCGGCAAAGATCACCACCCGCCCCTTTTCAAGATGGCGCGTGGCGCGCCGGCGGATGTAGGGCTCGGCGACTTGCTGCATCTCGATGGCCGACTGGACGCGAGTCTGCACGCCTTCGCGTTCGAGCGCGTCTTGCAATGCTAAGGCGTTGAAGATGGTGGCGAGCATGCCCATGTAGTCCGCGGTGGCTCGCTCCATGCCGCGACTGCTGCCGGCCACGCCGCGAAAAATGTTCCCACCGCCAATCACCACGGCGACCTCGGCGCCGAGATCACGCACTTCTTTGATCTCGCCGGCAATGCCTCGCAAGACATTATTGTCGATCCCAAACTCCTGCCCGCCGAGGAGGGCTTCGCCGCTGAGTTTGAGGAGAATACGCCGGTAGCGCAGCCGGGTTGGCGACGCTGTTGCTGCCGCTCCGCCGCGGCGAGGCACTCCGGCCACGACTTATGCCGCCTGCTCGGTCTGCTCCCCGAGCTGGTACCGCGCGAAGCGCTTGACCGTTATCGATCCACCGACCCGCTTCACGACCTCCGCCAACCACGTGCTCACGGAGCGATCGGGGTCCTTGATGAACGGCTGTTCGAGCAAGCAGACATCTCTGAAAAACTTGTCCAACTTGCCGGTCACCATCTTCTCGATCACTGCGTCGGGCTTTCCCGAGGTGGCGGCTTGAGCGCGATAGATGGCGCGCTCGCCATCGAGGACATCGACCGCCACTTCCTCACGGCGGACGTAGCGCGGATTCGCCGCAGCGACTTGCATCGCGAGATCGCGGACCAGTTGGGCGCAATCCGCTGAATTCGTGATCGCTCCGTCGCGGGCCAGTTCGAGCAGCACGCCGATCTTGCCGCCAGCGTGGATGTAGGAGCCGACTAACCCGCCGTTCGCCGGTGATTCGAAGCGCGCCGCCCGGCGCATCACGACGTTCTCGCCAGTCTTCGCCACCGCAGTGGTAATCAGCTCACCCAGATTCACGTCGGCGCCATGCGTCAACACTTGTTGGGCCGCCTGCTCGACCAGCGCGCCGAATTCGGGCGTGCGGGCGACGAAATCGGTTTCGCAGTTCACTTCGACCAGGGCGCCGACCGTGCCGTCGCCATTGCTGGCCGCGACGATCAGACCTTCGCTCGCCACGCGGGTGGCGCGTTTCGCCGCCGCGGCGAGTCCCTTCTCGCGCAGTACGACGATCGCCTTTTCGAGGTCGCCTGCACTGTCGGCGAGCGCCCGCTTGCAATCCATCATTCCCGCCCCGGTCTTATCGCGCAGTTCGCGAACCAGGGCGGCGCTGACTTCACTCACTGCACCATCCCTCCTTCGACAGTGGCCGCGGGGGCCACCTGGCTCGGGCCGGCGTCGTCGGCAACCTGGTCGCTCACACCCTTGGCGCGCTCTTCGGCGCGTGCGCGACCTTCGAGGACCGCATCCGCGATCGCCCCGCAGAACAGACGAATGGCGCGGATGGCGTCGTCGTTGCCGGGGATCTTGTGATCGATCACGTCGGGGTCGCAGTTGGTGTCGACCACCGCGACCACCGGGATGTGGAGCTTGTTGGCTTCCTTGACCGCGATCTCTTCCTTCTGCGGGTCGATCACAAACAGCGCGTCGGGCAGCTTGCGCATGTTCTTGATTCCACCGAGGGCACCGAGGAGCTTGTCGCGCTCGCGACTGACGTTGAGCATTTCCTTCTTGGTGAGAGCTTGGGCCATCACCGGGTTCTCGAGCGTCTCTTCGCACTTCTTCAACTTGTCGATGCTCTGCTTGATGGTTTGGAAGTTCGTGAGGGTGCCGCCCAGCCAACGGGTGTTGACGTAGAACATGCCGCAGCGGTCGGACTCTTCCTTGATCGCGTCCTGGGCTTGCTTCTTGGTGCCGACAAACAGGACGTGGCCGCCCTGGGCCGCCACTTCGCGCACGAACGCGTAGGCGTTCTCGAAGAGCTTTACCGTCTGCTGCAGATCGATGATGTAGATGCCGTTGCGGGCGCCAAAGATGTACGGCTTCATCTTTGGGTTCCAGCGGCTCGTTTGGTGGCCGAAGTGCACACCGGCCTCCAAGAGCTGCTTCATGCTCACTTCCATACAGATCTCCTCTCCAACATTCAGAACCGGGTCAGATTCAAGAGCACAGAGATAACAGAAAGGGAATTCCTCAGGCAACCGCCCGCTACTGGTTCATCGAGGCCAGGAACTCGGCATTGGTCTTGGTGTCGCCGACCTTGTCGAGCACGAATTCCATGGCCTCGACCGGGTTCAACTGGGCCAACAGCTTGCGCAAAATCCATACGCGGCTGAGGGTTTCGCGTTCCAGGAGCAGCTCTTCCTTGCGCGTGCCCGAACGGTTGATGTCGATGGCGGGGAAAATACGCTTGTCGACCAGCCGGCGATCGAGGTGGATTTCCATGTTCCCGGTGGCCTTGAACTCTTCGAAAATCACTTCATCCATGCGACTGCCGGTGTCCACGAGGGCGGTCCCCATGATGGTGAGACTGCCGCCGTCTTCGATGTTGCGCGCGGCACCGAGAAACTTTTTCGGCTTGTGCAAGGCGTTGGAATCGACGCCACCGGAAAGGATCTTGCCGCTCGGCGGCACCACCGTGTTGTAGGCGCGCGCCAAGCGCGTGATGCTGTCGAGCAGGATCACCACGTCGCGGCCGTGCTCGACCAGCCGTTTCGCCTTCTCGATCACCATTTCCGCCACCTGCACGTGGCGGGTAGCGGGCTCGTCGAAGGTCGAACTGATCACTTCGCCCTTCACCGAGCGCTGCATGTCGGTGACTTCTTCCGGCCGCTCGTCGATGAGCAGGACGATCAGCACCACCTCCTTGTGATTCTGCGTGATGCCGTGCGCAATATGTTGCAGCATCATCGTCTTGCCGGTACGTGGCGGCGCAACGATCAGGCCGCGCGTGCCCTTCCCGATGGGCGTGAACAGATCGATCAGTCGCCCCGTGAATTCTCGCGGATCGTGTTCCAACTTGAGCTGCTCATTGGGATACAGCGGCGTGAGGTTGTCGAAGAGGATCTTCTCGCGCGCCTTCTCCGGCTCCTCGTAGTTGATCGCTTCAACCTTGAGCAGGGCAAAATAGCGCTCGCCCTCTTTGGGTGGCCGAATCTGACCGGAAACCACATCGCCGGTACGCAAGTTGAAGCGGCGAATCTGACTCGGAGAGATGTAGATATCGTCGGGGCCGGGGAGGTAGTTGTAGTCGGGCGCGCGGAGGAATCCGAAACCGTCGGGCAGTATCTCAAGGACGCCTTCGCCGTAGACGAAGCCACTCTGCTCGGTCTGCGCGCCCAAGATGGCAAAGATCAGCTCCTGCTTGCGCAGATTGGCGGCGCCTTCGACATTGAAGTCTTTCGCTATCTGCGCCAGCT
It encodes:
- a CDS encoding 2-isopropylmalate synthase; translation: MEPAVVQIFDTTLRDGEQSPGATMNVEEKVVIARQLEKLGVDVIEAGFAVSSPGDFDSVARVAETVARPIVLSLARPKEADIRQAIKSVEKAKRPGIHIFIATSDLHLKRKLMMSQQEVLDAACWAVEMAKKHLDYVEFSAEDASRTDRDYLVKVFGEVIRCGAVTLNVPDTTGYAVPEEFGGLFKYLIANTPGGDTVCWSAHCHNDLGMAVANSLAAVRNGARQIECTINGIGERAGNTSLEEVVMALATRKDFFHTVRTNIVTEQIYPASRLLAQVTGLTVPANKPIVGDNAFAHEAGIHQDGVLKDKQTYEIMRPEDVGISSNKLVLGKHSGRHAFAERLKQLGVELYEVDMNKAFERFKVLADLKKNVYDDDLVAIVTEETVRVPDRFELIELNVTALSGTLPHAKLRLRVDGEQREGEGDGDGVVDACYKVIAQITGMQPELDRYAVKAITGGTDALGEVSCLIHQDGVTASGQGAHSDIVQASALAYINALNKLEYRRQHYQQQRSGGP
- the pssA gene encoding CDP-diacylglycerol--serine O-phosphatidyltransferase produces the protein MPAPLRKGVYILPNLFTTGGLFSGFYSVIASLHGDFQLAALAILLAQIFDILDGRVARLTRTTSRFGIEYDSLADLVAFGVAPGILAYRWALEPWQNWGWLAASLYVTCGALRLARFNVQYDNVEKRHFIGLPIPAAADVIAATVLLYYKYGGAGATHKHLLVLLVIYGLAALMVSNVKYFSFKELQLHRRHPFSMLVLVILVLNLLIAEPQWMAFAGSTLFALSGPARSLFVRGRWLLHARGRRHPLKVVENPTLTTSSESPTKGAQ
- a CDS encoding phosphatidylserine decarboxylase family protein, coding for MPAHWAGLPIAREGYPLIAGAAGIALLLWLLGGAIGAIVGAGLFGIVLNFFRDPERISPADERLIVAPADGRVITVAPVREDRFLHADTIKVSIFMSPLNVHVNRNPVSGAVVSTHYNHGKYFRAFAEKASLDNEQNAIVVEDKHGRRVCFVQIAGFLARRIVCYLRPGMNVERGRRCGIIKFGSRVDIYLPPEVAVQVRVGDHTTAGETVIGSWQ
- the ilvC gene encoding ketol-acid reductoisomerase, encoding MKIYTDPDADLRHIQGKKIAVIGYGSQGHAHANNLRDSGLDVVVGLRRDSSSWKKAEAAGLTVMETAAAAKAADIVMILVPDEQGGEIYENEIAPGMRDGKYLAFGHGFNIHFKQIVPPAGVNVFMVAPKGPGHLVRSEFQKGRGVPCLLAIHQDPSKNTKDVGLAYAKGIGGTRAAVIETDFKEETETDLFGEQSVLCGGLTELIRAGYETLVEAGYSPEMAYFECLHEVKLIVDLIYEGGIANMRYSISNTAEYGDMTRGKKIIGPEVKAAMKQVLADIQSGKFANEWITEYRCGSPHFKELRKEGANHPIEKVGAKLRSLMPWLASERLVDKSKN
- the ilvN gene encoding acetolactate synthase small subunit, producing MRHTISVLVENEFGVLARVAGLFSGRGFNIESLTVAETLDPTVSRITLVTHGDDQVLEQITKQLNKLISVIKVIDFLDTRHVERELALIKITATETTRAEVMNIVDIFRAKVIDVSAQSYIIELTGDEDKIRAIVDLLRPLGIVEIARTGKVAMHRGMQMLAARNGKEQAA
- a CDS encoding DUF465 domain-containing protein, with amino-acid sequence MEKHEEELIRTLLDKDVELRRYYEEHLVLEKQLATFQHKHFLTPEEEVEKKRLQKLKLAGKDHIMEILGKYRSH
- the tsaB gene encoding tRNA (adenosine(37)-N6)-threonylcarbamoyltransferase complex dimerization subunit type 1 TsaB, with product MWTLGLDTATWTASVGIDRDGVAVAQRTERVENTLAAAIIPLIDGVLTQARIAISDLDAIAVSAGPGSFTGLRVGLSTAKGLAYAANAHLVAVPTLEALARALGPRTETVWTILDARRSEIYAASFRWRGDQLDRVVAEMAIAPRELARFVSGPEDVVFIGDGVDEYQDVLIELFGAVVKRLPLAAAPPSGAAVAAIGRERLAAGVAAELASVEPFYVRASEAERKFC